GAACCATTCAAAACATTAACAAGCCCAGTCAACGGAGAACCTTGATGTAAGACATTAACGAATCCGGAAATGGGAGCCTTCAGACCGCCAACAGCCATCGCAATCAGTTGTTCTCTTGATGGTATATCAACCAGCTTTTCGGCCGCTGTTCCGTCAATCGTCCGCTTACCAAGTATCCCACCCTTAATTTTCAGATTATCATGTTCCCCGCTAAACTCTTTTAATATCTTTGCAGATGCAGCGGGATCGTTGCTCAATGCAAGGGCGGTTGTCCCTTGAAGGTAAGGTTCTAAACCTTCAATTTCTAACTCTTCAGCGACAACACCGATAAGTGTATTCTTATAAACCTTATATTGGATTTCCGCCTCACGACACTTATCTCGCAACTCGGTTATCTCTTCAACAGTCAATCCTTGATATTCTGTCAAGATAACAACTTCCGAGTTCTGGAAATCTTCTCGAATGCGTTCTACCTGTTGAATGTTTTTCTCGTTAGGCATTCGATACCCTCTCCCTTCAAATCAATCATTCGTCCCATACGCAAAAAAAAACCTCCTGTCGTATAGGAGGCTTTATTTCCACATCTATGGAACGTACCCGCCCAATTTCCGTCAATTCTGGCACAAAAGCAGAAATTGGAGCGTATCCAGTCCGCCTCGGTAGGCTGAATCCTCATTTAAGCAAAGTTGCACCCACTGTCTACGACGACACCTAAAGTCGATATAATGTATTTAATTTTAGCTAAACTGTGCCGGCTCCAGACGAATGCCTACCCCCATCGTCGATGAGACAGCAATAGTCCTCAAATACCTGCCCTTTATAGAAGACGGACGGGCACGTACCAAGGCACCCATCACCGCTTGAATGTTCTCCCTAATTTGATTTTCTTCAAACGAAGCCTTCCCAACAGGTGCATGGATCACACCAGACTCCTTCTCCACTCGATACTCAATCTGCCCAGCCTTAATGGTACCGATGGTCTCCGCCACATCCATCGTGACGGTTCCCGCTTTGGCGTTGGGCATCAGACCTCTCGGTCCGAGAATCCGCCCCAACTTCGGCATGATGGTCCGCATCAAATCAGGTGTCGCGATTGTTGTGTCAAACTCCATCCAGCCATCGACAATCTTGTCAACGAGATCGTCTGCACCAACCGCGTCGGCGCCAGCCTCTTCTGCCTCGCGCGCCTTGTCTCCTTGCGCGAAGACTGCAACCCGGATCTCCTGACCGGTGCCGTGTGGTAAAGAAACAGTGCCGCGGATATTCTGATCCGCATGACGCGGATCCACACCAAGATGCACCGCCAAATCTACCGTCTCTTCAAACTTTGCGGACGCAGATTTCTTTAATAATTGCACACCCTCATCTAGTTCGTATAACTTCATGCGATCAACTAGGTCCGCGCCTTCGCGGTACCTTTTTCCTCTTCTGCCCATTCGTTACCTCCCCAACAATTATTGATCAACTGTAATTCCCATGCTGCGCGCAGTACCCGCGACCATTCGCACCGCAGACTCTAAGCTAGTTGTATTCAGATCTGGCAACTTCGTTTGAGCTATCTCCTCAACCTGTGTCGACGTTACGGAAGCAACCTTATTTCGGTTAGGTTCGCCGGATCCTTTTGCTAACTTTGCTGCGTCCTTCAATAACACAGCTGTCGGTGGCGATTTGACCTCAAAAGTGAACGATCGATCTGCGTAACAGGTGACAACAGTCGTAACCACCAATCCCTGTTGATCCTGCGTCCGACCGTTAAAGGATTTGATAAATTCCGGGATATTAATCATATAAGGGGCGAGGCTTGGACCCACTGGTGGGTTCGGCGTTGCCTGCCCAGATATCAGTTGAAGTTTAACCTCC
The DNA window shown above is from Candidatus Poribacteria bacterium and carries:
- a CDS encoding 50S ribosomal protein L10, with translation MPNEKNIQQVERIREDFQNSEVVILTEYQGLTVEEITELRDKCREAEIQYKVYKNTLIGVVAEELEIEGLEPYLQGTTALALSNDPAASAKILKEFSGEHDNLKIKGGILGKRTIDGTAAEKLVDIPSREQLIAMAVGGLKAPISGFVNVLHQGSPLTGLVNVLNGSLRQVTTVLQAVADQKKASESA
- the rplA gene encoding 50S ribosomal protein L1 is translated as MGRRGKRYREGADLVDRMKLYELDEGVQLLKKSASAKFEETVDLAVHLGVDPRHADQNIRGTVSLPHGTGQEIRVAVFAQGDKAREAEEAGADAVGADDLVDKIVDGWMEFDTTIATPDLMRTIMPKLGRILGPRGLMPNAKAGTVTMDVAETIGTIKAGQIEYRVEKESGVIHAPVGKASFEENQIRENIQAVMGALVRARPSSIKGRYLRTIAVSSTMGVGIRLEPAQFS
- the rplK gene encoding 50S ribosomal protein L11: MAKKVAGEVKLQLISGQATPNPPVGPSLAPYMINIPEFIKSFNGRTQDQQGLVVTTVVTCYADRSFTFEVKSPPTAVLLKDAAKLAKGSGEPNRNKVASVTSTQVEEIAQTKLPDLNTTSLESAVRMVAGTARSMGITVDQ